In Phycisphaerae bacterium, a single window of DNA contains:
- a CDS encoding (2Fe-2S)-binding protein — MPKIIIDGQPIECRAGIPVLQAALEAGLNIPHYCYHPGLSVVASCRLCLMEMKLPHPKTQELVWAPKLFPSCQTPVRDGMEVRFNSEAVRENQKHVMEYYLLNHPLDCPVCDKAGECYLQDYTETVGPGSSRMVEDKQKNPKKDIGPHTLLYQDRCVLCTRCVRFVDEIAGAHELAVVNRGSRGEIDVFPGQPLANPLQGNVVDLCPVGALLDKGFLFKQRVWLLKSTPSISPVDSRGQTIWIDHNEQGIHRIRPRFNERVNEWWISDEARFGWKHVHRPDRLNQPRVCVINSLRPEPWEAMPEILRTSLSEAARQNGGAAVAAVLSPMMSCEEAWLLAQFVRSIAPQATLALGYVPVVGTDRTFPKGFVIKAEKCPNRRGVETIIQHYGGRTCDFHTLLGQAVEGRFKAAYVVGGYPDAWVTDDIAAALAKVEFLIVHDLFPTPLDASADVQIPAATWAEREGTFMNCDGLLQPFARALVPLEGVKADGQFFYELAGQSGLFNAAKVRAAMARALPQFGEAFTPRVLPEHAH, encoded by the coding sequence ATGCCGAAGATCATCATCGATGGCCAGCCGATCGAATGCCGGGCGGGCATTCCCGTCCTGCAAGCCGCGCTCGAAGCGGGCCTGAACATCCCGCACTACTGCTATCACCCGGGGCTGAGCGTGGTTGCGAGCTGCCGGCTGTGCCTGATGGAGATGAAGCTGCCGCACCCGAAGACGCAGGAGCTGGTCTGGGCCCCGAAGCTCTTCCCGTCGTGCCAGACGCCGGTCAGGGACGGCATGGAGGTGCGGTTCAACTCGGAGGCGGTCCGCGAAAACCAGAAGCACGTGATGGAGTACTACCTGCTCAATCACCCGCTGGACTGCCCGGTGTGTGACAAGGCCGGCGAGTGTTACCTGCAGGACTACACGGAGACGGTGGGGCCGGGGTCCTCGCGGATGGTCGAGGACAAGCAGAAGAACCCGAAGAAGGACATCGGCCCGCACACGCTGCTGTACCAGGACCGCTGCGTGCTTTGCACGCGCTGCGTGCGCTTCGTGGACGAGATCGCGGGGGCGCACGAGCTGGCCGTGGTGAATCGCGGCAGTCGCGGCGAGATCGACGTATTTCCGGGGCAGCCGCTGGCGAACCCGTTGCAGGGCAACGTGGTCGACCTGTGCCCGGTGGGGGCGCTGCTCGACAAGGGGTTTCTGTTCAAGCAGCGCGTGTGGCTGCTCAAGTCGACGCCCTCGATCAGCCCCGTTGACAGCCGCGGCCAGACCATCTGGATCGACCACAATGAGCAGGGCATTCACCGCATCCGCCCGCGCTTCAATGAGCGGGTGAACGAGTGGTGGATCAGCGATGAGGCCCGCTTCGGCTGGAAGCACGTCCATCGTCCGGACCGGCTGAATCAGCCGCGGGTCTGCGTTATCAACAGCCTGCGGCCGGAGCCGTGGGAGGCGATGCCGGAAATCCTGCGCACCAGTCTCTCCGAGGCGGCCCGCCAGAACGGGGGGGCGGCGGTTGCAGCGGTGCTCAGCCCGATGATGAGCTGCGAGGAAGCGTGGCTGCTGGCGCAGTTCGTCCGGTCGATCGCGCCGCAGGCGACGTTGGCGCTCGGTTACGTGCCCGTCGTCGGTACCGACCGGACGTTCCCGAAGGGCTTCGTCATCAAGGCGGAGAAATGCCCGAATCGACGAGGCGTCGAGACTATCATCCAGCATTACGGCGGACGGACGTGCGATTTTCACACGCTGCTGGGCCAGGCGGTCGAAGGGCGCTTCAAGGCCGCGTACGTCGTAGGTGGTTACCCGGACGCATGGGTGACGGATGACATCGCGGCGGCGCTCGCCAAGGTGGAATTCCTGATCGTGCACGACCTGTTCCCGACGCCGCTTGACGCCAGCGCCGATGTGCAGATCCCGGCCGCGACGTGGGCCGAGCGCGAGGGGACATTCATGAATTGTGACGGGCTGCTCCAGCCGTTCGCGCGGGCGCTGGTCCCGCTGGAAGGCGTGAAAGCCGATGGGCAGTTCTTCTACGAGCTGGCCGGGCAGAGCGGACTGTTCAACGCGGCGAAGGTGCGGGCGGCCATGGCCCGCGCGCTGCCGCAATTCGGGGAAGCGTTTACGCCGCGCGTGCTGCCGGAGCATGCGCATTGA
- the nuoH gene encoding NADH-quinone oxidoreductase subunit NuoH, with protein MIDPTVHRIESLLRNPVVFIGGATVLTVLLAAALVAAFPLYRDLLSDPFWFPIIVMAVILFLILNSTAVCILAERKIASFTQDRRGPNRVGFWGLLQPIADGMKFFFKEDIIPRYVDKPLFLLAPCVSLIVSLIGFAIIPWAGDVRWPWAPDVTVSTQVARLNVGILYILAVGALGVYGVVLAGYASNNKYSFYGGIRAAAQMISYELPLGLGLVCLLLTTGSLRLEEIVAQQAQGGVWYVFMHPLPFLLILVSSFAETNRAPFDLAEAEQELVGGFHTEYSSMKFAMFFLAEYAHIITGSAVMVALFFGGWAPLPFTGWLADSTAWWAMLIKLGAYLAKVALFIGVFMLVRWTIPRFRFDQLMRLAWQSLVPVGVGLVAALALLAALGLQRNLWACLLVNLLTLAVMLWSAARTRRPVTGRQDDLPDIDVRPA; from the coding sequence ATGATCGACCCGACCGTCCATCGCATCGAGAGCCTGCTGCGGAACCCGGTGGTCTTCATCGGCGGGGCCACGGTGCTGACCGTGCTGCTGGCGGCGGCGCTGGTGGCGGCGTTCCCGCTCTATCGCGACTTGCTGTCCGATCCGTTCTGGTTCCCGATCATCGTCATGGCGGTGATTCTGTTCCTGATCCTGAACAGCACCGCGGTGTGTATCCTGGCCGAGCGGAAGATCGCGAGCTTCACGCAGGACCGGCGCGGGCCGAACCGCGTGGGGTTCTGGGGGTTGCTGCAGCCGATCGCGGACGGGATGAAGTTCTTCTTCAAGGAGGACATTATCCCGCGGTACGTGGACAAGCCGTTGTTTCTGCTGGCGCCGTGCGTCTCGCTGATCGTGTCGCTGATCGGCTTCGCGATCATCCCGTGGGCCGGCGACGTGCGCTGGCCGTGGGCGCCGGACGTGACCGTCTCGACGCAGGTCGCGCGCCTGAATGTGGGCATTCTGTACATCCTGGCGGTCGGTGCGCTGGGCGTGTACGGCGTGGTGCTCGCGGGCTATGCCAGCAACAACAAGTACTCGTTCTACGGCGGCATCCGCGCGGCCGCGCAGATGATCAGCTACGAATTGCCGCTCGGGCTGGGGCTGGTCTGCCTGTTGCTGACGACCGGCAGCCTGCGCCTGGAGGAGATCGTGGCGCAGCAGGCGCAGGGCGGCGTGTGGTACGTGTTCATGCACCCGCTGCCGTTTCTGCTGATTCTGGTCAGTTCGTTCGCCGAGACGAACCGCGCGCCGTTCGACCTGGCGGAGGCGGAGCAGGAGCTGGTCGGCGGCTTCCACACCGAGTACAGCTCGATGAAATTCGCGATGTTCTTCCTCGCCGAGTATGCGCACATCATCACGGGCAGCGCGGTGATGGTGGCGCTGTTCTTCGGCGGCTGGGCGCCGCTGCCGTTCACGGGCTGGCTGGCCGACAGCACCGCGTGGTGGGCCATGCTGATCAAGCTGGGCGCCTATCTCGCGAAGGTCGCGCTCTTCATCGGCGTGTTCATGCTGGTGCGCTGGACCATCCCGCGGTTCCGCTTCGACCAGTTGATGCGGCTGGCGTGGCAGTCCCTGGTGCCGGTCGGCGTGGGACTGGTCGCCGCGCTGGCCCTGCTGGCGGCGCTGGGGCTGCAGCGCAACCTGTGGGCGTGCCTGCTGGTGAACCTCCTGACGCTGGCGGTCATGTTGTGGTCGGCCGCGCGGACGCGCCGCCCCGTGACCGGCCGGCAGGACGACTTGCCGGACATC